Proteins co-encoded in one Setaria viridis chromosome 9, Setaria_viridis_v4.0, whole genome shotgun sequence genomic window:
- the LOC117836783 gene encoding uncharacterized protein, protein MAAAMRSGSLLRVGFRQVSSLLFQVPPCPAPSLAVGRAGLVRIRCSAAAAGDDGGKKVSARLALTQQVLRDAEERAASAGSDPAPKITLEHVTVNFARSGGPGGQNVNKVNTKVDMRFNVKEAHWLGERIKERILQAEKNRINKDGELVISSTKTRTQKGNIEDALQKIQAIIDAASYVPPPPTEEQKKKIEKIAAVAERKRLQNKKVLSQKKEFRRNRTSWD, encoded by the exons ATGGCGGCCGCCATGCGGAGTGGCAGCCTCCTACGTGTTGGCTTCCGCCAGGTCTCCTCCCTTCTGTTCCAGGTCCCCCCGTGCCCAGCCCCGAGCCTGGCCGTTGGCCGTGCCGGGCTGGTACGCATCCGCTGCTCGGCGGCCGCagccggcgacgacgggggCAAGAAGGTATCGGCGCGGCTGGCGCTAACGCAGCAGGTGCtgcgcgacgccgaggagcgtGCCGCGTCGGCAGGCTCCGACCCCGCCCCCAAGATCACCCTGG AACATGTTACTGTTAATTTTGCAAGAAGTGGTGGCCCTGGTGGTCAGAATGTTAATAAAG TCAATACAAAGGTTGACATGCGATTCAATGTTAAGGAAGCTCACTGGCTTGGAGAGAGAATAAAGGAAAGGATATTACAAGCG GAAAAGAACAGGATTAATAAAGATGGAGAGCTTGTGATATCTTCTACAAAAACTAGAACACAGAA GGGCAACATTGAAGATGCTCTGCAGAAGATACAG GCAATCATTGATGCTGCATCATATGTTCCTCCGCCCCCCACAGAAGAGCAGAAGAAAAAGATTGAAAAAAT TGCTGCAGTTGCTGAAAGGAAGAGACTTCAGAATAAGAAAGTGCTTTCACAGAAGAAGGAATTTAGGCGGAACAGAACTAGCTGGGATTGA
- the LOC117836782 gene encoding chloride conductance regulatory protein ICln: MAPGLQRFTDIAADGAPRLDAADGEELVRVDRAASVALGRRSPEPPGTLFVTTRRVIWLSEVEKGKGYAVDFLDITLHAVSRDLEAYPSPCLYTQIEAEVGTDEEAGESNPEANDELELSRVSEVRIILGDPAQLEALFDVFCHCAELNPDPNAERHGENGWFNGEDMTDVGWVHGDEDMVDENVPQFFNANPIGQNGGFDLSHSVFELQINDQRFEDAEEEQESHENGD; this comes from the exons atGGCTCCCGGACTCCAGCGCTTCACCGACATTGCCGCCGACGGAGCGCCccgcctcgacgccgccgacggcgaggagcTGGTCCGCGTCGaccgcgccgcctccgtcgccctcggccgccgctcgccggagcCCCCGGGGACCCTGTTCGTCACCACCAG GAGGGTGATTTGGCTCAGCGAGGTGGAGAAGGGCAAGGGCTACGCCGTGGACTTCCTTGACATCACGCTGCACGCTGTGTCGCGCGACCTGGAGGCGTATCCCTCGCCCTGCCTCTACACGCAG ATTGAGGCAGAAGTTGGCACAGACGAGGAGGCTGGTGAATCAAATCCTGAAGCAAATGATGAATTAGAGCTATCAAGAGTCTCTGAAGTGCGCATTATACTGGGGGACCCTGCTCAAC TGGAGGCACTTTTTGATGTCTTCTGTCATTGTGCTGAACTGAATCCTGATCCTAATGCTG AGCGCCATGGGGAGAATGGTTGGTTCAATGGTGAAGATATGACTGATGTTGGCTGGGTTCATGGCGATGAAGACATGGTTGATG AAAATGTTCCCCAGTTCTTCAATGCCAATCCGATAGGTCAAAATGGTGGATTCGACCTCAGTCATTCAGTATTTGAG CTTCAAATCAACGACCAGCGTTTTGAGGATGCAGAGGAGGAACAGGAGAGCCATGAAAATGGAGATTAG
- the LOC117836784 gene encoding small ribosomal subunit protein uS10y — MAAAAVYGGLKGKLGVEDAPELQLNRIRITLSSKNVKNLEKVCADLVKGAKDKQLRVKGPVRIPTKVLHITTRKSPCGEGTNTWDRFEFRIHKRVIDLISSPDVVKQITSITIEPGVEVEVTIADV; from the exons atggcggcggcggcagtttACGGCGGTCTCAAGGGGAAGCTTGGCGTCGAGGATGCCCCCGAGCTGCAGCTCAACCGCATCCGCATCACCCTGTCCTCCAAGAACGTCAAGAACTTGGAGAAAG TTTGTGCGGATTTGGTGAAGGGAGCCAAGGACAAGCAGCTGAGGGTTAAGGGACCTGTCAGGATCCCTACTAAGGTTCTCCACATCACCACCCGCAAGTCTCCTTGTGGTGAAG GAACAAACACATGGGATCGCTTTGAGTTCCGCATCCACAAGAGGGTGATTGATCTGATCAGCTCCCCTGATGTGGTGAAGCAGATCACTTCCATCACCATTGAGCCTGGTGTTGAGGTCGAGGTGACCATTGCCGATGTGTAA
- the LOC117836781 gene encoding uncharacterized protein, with protein sequence MVSSPSPPPPFPTVASEPKQQRGGTKAAPEKAEKKFAHVPTPLHHGHGGGASKKTPRGAKGGDGGADAAAYVAAVSCSDCRFKQRALAPASPGAVIRSLFVSLTRRSTPRSSPSATSASGGAGDAGDGEQWRLAAAELSRRLAAATRTRDEALEETTRLKHSLAELEHKLARLEARVVPAVPTVAAAFPVDSFLRAVSTARAAVRNLARALSTHLRSPASPGPSLESFLNRAFHADFELDTDADVHTPDPAGRCEANLAAYHAVAVLTWEEVLLHGTKHYSEGLSRFCDAKMSEVVSNLGWARARAWPEPLLQAFFLAAKGVWGVRLLARSVHPPLPVVRADRGARFDPRFMEDAAAGRAGRLEPASVKMMVAPGFHVYLAGAGVVKCRVVCFYSSGSNGRTGGHRDGGSSTNGSVGLGSSCSDMNGSATDVVDSCKSSRVG encoded by the exons ATGGTCTCGTCGCCTTCgcctccccctcccttccccacCGTT GCCTCCGAGCCGAAGCAGCAGCGGGGCGGCACGAaggcggcgccggagaaggcggagaagaagtTCGCCCACGTCCCGACGCCGCTccaccacggccacggcggcggcgccagcaaGAAAACGCCCCGCGGGGCcaagggcggcgacggcggcgccgacgcagCGGCTTACGTCGCGGCGGTGTCCTGCTCCGACTGCCGCTTCAAGCAGCGCGCCCTCGCGCCGGCGTCGCCCGGCGCGGTCATCCGCTCGCTGTTCGTCTCCCTCACGCGCCGCTCCACCccgcgctcgtcgccgtcggcgacgTCGGCCTCGGGAGGGGCCGGCGACGCGGGGGACGGCGAGCAGTGGCGCCTTGCCGCGGCCGAACTCTCCCGGAGGCTCGCCGCGGCCACGCGCACGCGGGACGAGGCGCTGGAGGAGACCACGCGCCTGAAGCACTCGCTCGCCGAGCTGGAGCACAAGCTCGCGCGCCTCGAGGCCCGCGTGGTCCCGGCGGTGCccacggtcgccgccgccttccccgtCGACTCCTTCCTCCGCGCCGTCtccaccgcgcgcgccgccgtgcgAAACCTCGCCCGCGCGCTGTCCACGCACCTCCGCAGCCCCGCGAGCCCCGGCCCGAGCCTTGAGAGCTTCCTCAACCGCGCGTTCCACGCCGACTTCGAGCTGGACACCGACGCCGACGTCCACACCCCGGATCCCGCGGGCCGGTGCGAGGCCAACCTCGCCGCGTaccacgccgtcgccgtgctGACGTGGGAGGAGGTCCTGCTGCACGGCACCAAGCACTACAGCGAGGGGCTCAGCCGGTTCTGTGACGCCAAGATGAGCGAGGTGGTGTCCAACCTCGGCTGGGCCCGCGCACGGGCGTGGCCGGAGCCGCTGCTGCAGGCGTTCTTCCTGGCCGCCAAGGGCGTGTGGGGCGTCCGCCTCCTGGCCCGGTCCGTCCACCCGCCGCTGCCCGTGGTGCGCGCGGACCGAGGGGCGCGCTTCGACCCGCGGTTCatggaggacgccgccgccgggcgggcgggGAGGCTGGAGCCGGCCAGCGTGAAGATGATGGTGGCGCCGGGGTTCCACGTGTACCTGGCCGGCGCGGGCGTGGTGAAGTGCAGGGTCGTGTGCTTCTACAGCAGCGGCAGCAACGGCCGCACCGGCGGCCACAGAGATGGCGGGAGCAGCACCAACGGCAGCGTGGGGTTGGGGAGTAGCTGTAGTGACATGAATGGGAGTGCTACAGATGTGGTGGATAGCTGTAAGAGCAGTAGGGTAGGGTAG
- the LOC117839749 gene encoding uncharacterized protein, whose product MMGGFLSRVLLLAFGYAYPAYECYKTVELNKPEIEQLIFWCQYWILVALLTVLERFGDFTISWLPFYSEAKLMFFVYLWYPKTKGTTYIYGTFFRPYISQHENEIDRNLLELRARATDTVVLYFQKAASKGQNTFFDVLKYVAAQSPSQKSRQPPHQEPQQPQQHQPQVQQQQPQKQAAPVMRRAASIAARQAAMAQQSQEIKPVPSSPKIKRQASAKSSSVASTKPVTAASTPKSGGSPKKSESKPAIEPVRTPATSADSPKSEPSAKLLPEAEEVDKMAIDEAGGDAAEGTDELDPSLDESPMEETIRVTRAKLRRRTAPEDPAGN is encoded by the exons ATGATGGGCGGGTTCCTCTCCAGGGTCCTTCT GTTGGCCTTTGGCTACGCCTATCCTGCCTATGAATGCTACAAGACTGTTGAACTGAACAAACCAGAGATTGAGCAGCTCATATTTTGGTGTCAGTATTG GATTTTAGTTGCACTGTTGACTGTTCTTGAGAGATTCGGAGATTTTACAATATCATG GCTACCATTTTACTCAGAAGCAAAGCTGATGTTCTTTGTATACTTGTGGTACCCAAAGACAAAG GGAACTACATACATTTATGGTACTTTCTTTAGGCCATATATTTCTCAGCATGAGAATGAAATCGATCGCAATCTGCTTGAGTTGAGAGCTCGAGCCACCGATACGGTTGTCCTTTATTTCCAGAAGGCTGCTTCTAAAGGACAGAATACTTTCTTTGATGTTTTGAAATATGTTGCCGCCCAGTCACCTTCTCAGAAATCAAGGCAGCCCCCTCACCAG GAACCACAACAGCCACAACAGCATCAACCAcaagtgcagcagcagcaaccacaaAAACAAGCAGCACCTGTTATGCGCAGAGCAGCATCAATCGCTGCTCGGCAAGCAGCAATGGCACAGCAATCTCAGGAGATCAAACCCGTTCCATCTTCCCCGAAGATCAAGCGTCAAGCATCAGCGAAATCTAGTTCAGTGGCATCGACAAAGCCCGTCACAGCTGCATCCACACCAAAATCTGGTGGTAGCCCAAAGAAAAGTGAGTCGAAACCTGCCATTGAGCCTGTGCGAACTCCAGCCACAAGCGCTGATTCACCAAAATCCGAGCCTAGTGCCAAACTACTCCCTGAAGCTGAAGAGGTGGACAAGATGGCCATCGATGAGGCCGGTGGTGACGCTGCTGAGGGCACAGATGAGCTCGACCCTTCCCTCGATGAGTCACCAATGGAGGAGACGATCCGTGTTACACGTGCCAAGCTAAGGAGGCGCACCGCCCCTGAGGACCCTGCTGGGAATTAG
- the LOC117836442 gene encoding uncharacterized protein, which yields MAGEDATVAGTAAVKRPRKEEEDEEDDDELDNVPIALSRAKKAGNASASKVKEEEEDDDEEDNLPISHSRAKKGNEKQKGTMNSSTKASKVKKQEVESDDDDFMPTSQKKNSNAKASKVKKLKDEDLEDLKEDKKRKKRAGVKEGARMIVVKGEKAKRERKVYDLPGQKHDPPTERDPLRIFYESLYEQVPTSDMAATWLMEWGLLPLDVARKVFEKKQGQKLKSPVKTTVSKRKPTSPTKTPASSAMKSVSAKKSAGKPTSQKKRKASSESDDDDDDDFVAPRAKTKRQKA from the exons ATGGCCGGAGAGGACGCCACCGTGGCCGGTACTGCGGCGGTAAAGAGGCcccggaaggaggaggaggacgaggaagacgatGACGAGTTGGACAATGTTCCAATCGCACTGTCTAGGGCCAAAAAGGCGGGCAATGCGAGCGCCTCCAAagtcaaggaggaggaggaggacgacgacgaggaagacAACCTTCCGATCTCGCATTCCCGAGCTAAGAAG GGAAACGAGAAGCAGAAAGGCACCATGAATAGCAGCACAAAGGCCTCTAAAGTTAAGAAACAAGAAGTCGAGTCTGACGATGATGATTTCATG CCAACTTCGCAGAAGAAAAACAGTAATGCCAAGGCATCCAAGGTCAAGAAACTAAAAGATGAAGATTTGGAAGATCTCAAG GAggacaagaaaagaaagaaaagagcgGGTGTCAAAGAAGGGGCAAGGATGATCGTTGTAAAGGGTGAGAAAgcgaagagagagaggaaagtgTATGACTTGCCAGGGCAGAAGCATGATCCTCCTACGGAA AGGGATCCATTGAGGATTTTCTATGAATCGCTCTATGAGCAGGTGCCTACTAGTGACATGGCTGCAACCTG GTTGATGGAATGGGGTTTGCTCCCATTGGATGTGGCTAGAAAAGTTTTTGAGAAGAAACAGGGCCAAAAGTTGAAGTCACCAGTTAAAACAACTGTTTCCAAGAGAAAGCCTACTTCTCCAACCAAGACACCGGCTTCATCTGCTATGAAGTCCGTTTCAGCTAAGAAAAGTGCTGGAAAACCGACGTCtcaaaagaagaggaaggcaaGTAGCGAGtcagatgacgacgacgacgacgatttCGTGGCTCCTAGGGCAAAAACCAAAAGGCAAAAGGCCTAG
- the LOC117840419 gene encoding UDP-glucuronate 4-epimerase 2: MAPQLTGAPGSAAAAGGAAAVKPQFHHYHHHRLPPRHHHPAPASLLSKLAFWSVCSLSLLIAFLLLSPSSAPAPRAAPESPRRSLHASPSPTASWGGAAWEKKVRASARVRRPRGYSVLVTGAAGFVGCHAAAALRRRGDGVLGLDNFNDYYDTALKRGRAALLARSGVYVVDGDIADAELLAKLFDVVPFTHVLHLAAQAGVRHALVDPMSYVRANVAGLVALLEAARSANPQPAIVWASSSSVYGLNSHVPFSEHDRTDRPASLYAATKKAGEEIAHVYNHIYGLSLTALRFFTVYGPWGRPDMAYFFFTRDILAGRPITVYESAGGGSHQTTISRDFTYIDDIVKGCVAALDTAGRSTGSGGKKRGPAPFRTYNLGNTSPVPVTQLVDLLEKLLKVKAVRKVVKMPRNGDVPYTHANVSLAQRELGYRPSTDLQTGLKKFVRWYLEYYHPELAEKQKQYAGSKGKGSRGHNGSSSSAR; encoded by the coding sequence ATGGCGCCGCAGCTGACCGGCGCGCCGggctcggcggccgcggcgggcggcgcggcggccgtcaAGCCGCAGTTccaccactaccaccaccaccgcctgcccccgcgccaccaccacccggccCCGGCCTCGCTCCTCTCCAAGCTCGCCTTCTGGTCCGTCTGCTCCCTCTCGCTCCTcatcgccttcctcctcctctccccctcctcggcgcccgccccgcgcgccgcgcccgagTCCCCGCGCCGCTCGCTCCACGCCTCCCCCTCGCCCACCGCCTCCTGGGGCGGCGCCGCCTGGGAGAAGAAGGTGCGGGCGTCGGCGCGCGTCAGGCGCCCCCGGGGCTACTCCGTCCTCGTCACGGGAGCGGCCGGGTTCGTCGGCTGccacgcggccgccgcgctgcgccgccgcggggacgGCGTGCTCGGCCTCGACAACTTCAACGACTACTACGACACGGCCCTCAAGCGCGGCCGTGCCGCGCTCCTCGCCCGCTCGGGAGTCTacgtcgtcgacggcgacaTCGCGGACGCCGAGCTGCTGGCCAAGCTGTTCGACGTCGTCCCGTTCACGCAcgtcctccacctcgccgcgcAGGCGGGCGTGCGCCACGCGCTCGTGGACCCCATGTCCTACGTGCGCGCCAACGTCGCTGGTCTCGTCGCGCTGCTCGAGGCGGCGCGCTCGGCGAACCCTCAGCCGGCGATCGTCTGGGCGTCGTCGTCTTCAGTGTACGGGCTCAACTCCCATGTGCCTTTCTCCGAGCATGACAGGACGGATCGACCAGCCTCTCTCTATGCAGCCACCAAAAAGGCTGGCGAGGAGATCGCTCATGTCTACAACCACATCTATGGGCTTTCACTCACCGCTCTCCGATTCTTCACTGTCTATGGGCCTTGGGGGCGTCCAGACATGGCATACTTTTTCTTCACCCGGGACATCCTTGCTGGTCGGCCGATCACGGTGTATGAGAGTGCAGGTGGAGGCTCACACCAGACTACCATTTCCAGGGATTTCACCTACATTGATGATATTGTGAAGGGGTGTGTCGCGGCATTGGATACTGCTGGTCGGAGTACAGGCAGTGGTGGCAAGAAGCGAGGCCCGGCACCATTCAGGACATACAATTTGGGGAACACTTCTCCTGTGCCTGTTACACAGCTAGTGGATTTGCTGGAGAAGCTGCTCAAAGTGAAGGCTGTGAGGAAGGTTGTCAAGATGCCAAGGAATGGAGATGTGCCGTATACGCATGCTAATGTAAGCCTTGCACAGCGGGAGCTTGGCTACCGGCCGTCCACAGATCTCCAAACAGGGCTCAAGAAGTTTGTGCGGTGGTATCTTGAGTACTACCATCCTGAATTGGCTGAGAAGCAGAAGCAGTATGCCGGTAGCAAGGGCAAGGGTTCACGTGGTCATAACGGCAGCTCGAGCAGTGCAAGATGA
- the LOC117836441 gene encoding uncharacterized protein — translation MERSSSWFRWWRRRKSREGQAAGAGEEEGHDDHHKVVVDGSEIRELVEDREAFGMLVDSKFRQLDADGDGRLSVRELRPAVADIGAALGLPAEGASPNTDHICSEVVSELTHGTSQGEVSKAEFQEALSDILLGMAAGLKRDPIVILRMDGEDLRDFAAGSRYEPSAAAIFPQVGSEGVPLRQCLLAALQELSVDHGVPPASDAWVVENIVEPALQQLPADRLEQPAASRDGFLQQLKMLLGAVAERLQEQPVIVAHTENTYDGSGVKRLLANKFELDKLLDSVWRGVPSEHKNKASKECLVAALDKMADAASLPHYGAVKQVDAVVDEAIKTANAGDGKTVDEAQFKKFLTDTLGAIMRQLNSNPVFVSTNTVVHEPLSSGASSALFSSPQLVTSSPSK, via the exons ATGGAGAGGAGCAGCAGCTGGTtcaggtggtggaggaggaggaagtcgCGGGAGGGgcaggcggccggcgccggggaggaggagggccacGACGACCACCACAAGGTGGTGGTGGACGGGTCGGAGATCCGGGAGCTGGTGGAGGACCGGGAGGCGTTCGGGATGCTCGTGGACAGCAAGTTCCGGCAGCTCGACGCCGACGGGGACGGCAGGCTCTCCGTGCGGGAGCTGCGGCCAGCCGTGGCAGACATCGGCGCCGCGCTCGGCCTGCCCGCGGAGGGGGCCTCGCCCAACACCGACCACATCTGCTCAGAG GTGGTGAGCGAGCTGACTCATGGGACGTCCCAGGGCGAGGTGAGCAAGGCCGAGTTCCAGGAGGCCCTGTCCGACATCCTCCTCGGCATGGCGGCCGGGCTCAAGAGGGACCCCATCGTCATACTGCGCATGGACGGCGAGGACCTCAGGGACTTCGCCGCCGGCAGCCGATACGAGCCCTCAGCCGCCGCCATTTTCCCACAGGTGGGCTCCGAAGGCGTGCCCCTGCGCCAGTGCCTGCTGGCCGCTCTCCAGGAGCTGAGCGTCGACCACGGAGTGCCACCGGCTTCGGACGCCTGGGTTGTCGAGAACATCGTGGAGCCGGCGCTGCAGCAGCTTCCTGCCGATCGGCTCGAGCAACCGGCGGCTTCCCGAGACGGCTTCTTGCAGCAGCTCAAGATGCTGCTGGGTGCCGTCGCCGAACGGCTCCAGGAGCAGCCCGTGATCGTCGCGCACACCGAGAACACCTACGACGGGAGTGGCGTCAAGAGGCTGCTGGCCAACAAATTCGAGCTGGACAAG CTGTTGGATTCTGTTTGGAGAGGCGTACCATCAGAACATAAGAACAAGGCATCAAAGGAGTGCCTCGTAGCTGCACTTGATAAGATGGCCGATGCTGCAAGCCTGCCACATTATGGTGCAGTTAAACAG GTGGATGCTGTGGTGGACGAGGCCATCAAGACGGCAAACGCCGGCGACGGAAAGACGGTAGACGAAGCCCAGTTCAAGAAATTTctcacagataccctcggggcAATCATGCGGCAACTGAACAGCAACCCCGTCTTCGTCTCCACCAACACCGTCGTACACGAGCCATTGTCCTCCGGTGCATCCTCCGCCCTGTTCTCCTCGCCGCAGCTGGTGACGTCATCGCCAAGTAAATAA
- the LOC117836363 gene encoding uncharacterized protein, giving the protein MSYYGDRRPESSIVEAFTLSPLPYPVILILLMVTLLLGVSWFFTYEDFIEEAAEQFSWALLAVPIALVLLIRWISSVESFDGYFFGFYPSERRWRPGYDSGPAEGSSPWGVAMLVVLLLVLASFHETIRDMWRP; this is encoded by the coding sequence ATGTCGTACTACGGGGACCGGCGGCCGGAGTCGTCGATCGTGGAGGCGTTCACGCTGTCGCCGCTGCCGTACCCGGTGATCCTGATCCTGCTCATGGTGACGCTCCTGCTGGGGGTGTCGTGGTTCTTCACCTACGAGGACTTCATCGAGGAGGCGGCCGAGCAGTTCAGCTGGGCGCTGCTGGCCGTGCCCATCGCGCTCGTGCTACTCATCCGCTGGATCTCCTCCGTCGAGTCCTTCGACGGCTacttcttcggcttctacccCAGCGAGAGACGCTGGAGGCCGGGCTACGACAGCGGGCCCGCCGAGGGGAGCTCGCCATGGGGCGTCGCCATGCtcgtcgtgctcctcctcgtgctcgcAAGCTTCCACGAGACCATCAGGGACATGTGGAGGCCATGA